The following proteins are encoded in a genomic region of Microtus ochrogaster isolate Prairie Vole_2 chromosome 5, MicOch1.0, whole genome shotgun sequence:
- the LOC102001148 gene encoding olfactory receptor 143-like produces the protein MPHMMQLTVINNSSVSEFILMGLTDQPELQLPLFILFLVNYTATVMGNLSLMNLICLNSNLHTPMYLFIFNLSFIDFCYSLVFTPKMLMSFLLEKNIISFRGCMSQLFFFLFFVNSESYVLTAMAYDRYVAICQPLLYNVVMSPKICFLLVFGTYMMGLVSALFHTGFMIRLRFCDSNIINHYMCDIFPLLRLSCSNTYVNEHVHSIVVGTAIILCCLIIFISYAMILFNIIHISSGKGWSKALGTCGSHIITVCLFYVTGMLAYVKPSSAETVGQGKIFSVFYTFLVPMLNPLIYSLRNKDVKLAVKKTWKRLTS, from the coding sequence ATGCCACACATGATGCAACTGACTGTGATAAATAACTCTTCAGTGTCTGAGTTCATTCTTATGGGCCTGACAGACCAACCTGAGCTCCAGCTTCCCTTATTTATTCTGTTCTTGGTGAACTACACAGCCACTGTGATGGGAAACTTGAGTTTAATGAATCTCATTTGCCTAAACTCAAACCTTCACACTCCTATGTACCTTTTTATCTTCAATCTCTCCTTCATTGATTTCTGCTATTCACTTGTTTTTACTCCCAAAATGCTGATGAGTTTTCTTTTGGAGAAGAATATTATCTCCTTCAGAGGATGCATGTCTCaactgtttttcttcttattttttgtgAACTCAGAGAGCTATGTGCTGACAGCCATGGCATATGATCGCTACGTGGCCATCTGCCAGCCACTATTGTACAATGTAGTTATGTCCCCTAAGATCTGTTTTCTGTTAGTATTTGGTACTTACATGATGGGACTTGTTAGTGCTTTGTTCCACACAGGTTTCATGATCAGGCTCAGGTTTTGTGATTCTAACATTATCAACCATTACATGTGTGATATCTTCCCTCTGCTTCGGCTCTCCTGCAGTAACACCTATGTCAATGAGCATGTGCATTCCATTGTGGTGGGTACAGCTATCATTTTATGTTGCCTCATTATCTTTATCTCATATGCTATGATCCTTTTCAATATCATTCATATATCATCAGGTAAGGGCTGGTCCAAAGCCTTAGGCACTTGTGGGTCTCATATCATAACTGTTTGTCTCTTTTATGTAACTGGGATGCTTGCTTATGTCAAGCCATCATCTGCTGAGACTGTGGGCCAGGGAAAAATTTTCTcagtattttatacatttttggtGCCCATGTTGAATCCTCTCATTTATAGTCTCAGAAACAAGGATGTCAAACTTGCTGTGAAGAAAACCTGGAAGAGACTCACAAGCTAA